A window of Bactrocera dorsalis isolate Fly_Bdor chromosome 4, ASM2337382v1, whole genome shotgun sequence genomic DNA:
TATGAAATTGTAAATCTGGGATTTACTTGTTCTAGCATCTTTTACTGGCCTCAATTAATTATGATaaaattttaccattttttatcGATACTTTGCAATAATCTTTGGTTTTCCCCCGATACCAAAAACCATTACAGTCAGTTAGTAAAAATTACCAGCGGTGACTTCCTTTAAGGGCTCAGAGGTTATTGAGAGAATCGATGTATTTTCGCTTTTAGCGgtactcttttttttttaattaaataagtatCTTAAAAAAGCATCCAAAAGCCATGGAATCTGTCGGTAAGTATAGCAGGACTTCAACCATTCTCTCGTTTCCACAAAAGGTAAGGATGAAAAGGATGTGTGAGCAATACAGAACTGAGGGCTAGTTCGCGACAGACAGATACATCTCGTcatttatacaaacattttataGCCGCCCACATTTTGTTCTGGGTTTTAGCAAATTCGTGGCAAAATTCATATACTATCCTTAGGGCATAAAAAGGCTtttcaaatgtttatttatacactttcattttattcagtttattacaaaaattctgTTCGATATAATAAGTagtactttaaataaatatctttctATCGTAAAGTATATTTCATTCAGGATCTTTTTATCACCAATGCAATAATAGAAATCCTGAGTGGAAAAATAACATAAGAATTGTATTCTTTGAATTGTAATACCCTTGTGAGAGGTAAGTCTTAAAGCGTCtatgaataatatttaaatgtataaatgtatgtgtaaaaagtataatttaaaGCTCAGTTTGACTTACACACATTTGCCTGTGTAACCAGTACATAGGCTTAGCAATGAATTCAGCACCACAACGCACTTACCGGCATATTTGTCCATTCTTTATCAGCTCTAGCAATTGCATGAGTATGGGTGAGTCCTGTACAAGTCCGACATCATTTGAATCTAAATTCACGAGACATTTGAAAAAGAGCGAAGTCATTCGTTGATCGTTTGTCTGCAAAATGGTTTGCGCCATTTGATTCAGCACCTTCACACGAAATTTGTATGCAGCAATATCAATGAATTTCTCGATATGTTCACAAAACATAGTCCAATCGGCCTCGAATATAATTTCTAACAACATATCTATGGTTGCTTGTGATCTATCTTGACTGTAAATTAAGATCTGTCGGCATGCATTGATTTTGTTTAGGCCGCAATATTCCAGACTATGAAATATTGTCATCAATAGCTTGTTACCATCATGGTACCGCACACAGTCACGCGCCATATGTAACAATTTTATGCGATTGTTTCGCTCCGAATAGGCACGACAGAACTCGTGCATGTAACGGCGAAAAAGGTTTTCATGATTATAGGCAAATCTATATGCAATATTTAGGTGCACCTCtgaaaatgtaagcaaaatatCCCCGACAGTTTCCGactcgcgaaatgtgtgtgaaaatTCACAGTTGCCGAGCTTAAAGCATCGGTCTACTAAGAAAGGCAAACATGTGACACCAAAGGTCCTCGCTATGGCTATTGCCTGCCGACTGGTGTTCCAACCATCACTACTATTAGCAGCTAATTCGCCATTCAGACATGAAATTTGTGTGTTATCATTAACTGTTTTCAAATTCACATCCGCTTCGTTACTAGATAACGGCAATTGCAATATGTCGCTCATAAGCGGTTTGATGGTGTCGAATGAAATTTGTGTGCTGGCAGTAGTTTGAGGCTGGTACGCCGGTTGCTGTTGTGTTAAGGGCGTTACCGCgcacacattttgtactgtgcgtGTGATTTTCTCCAAGTTTACGGGTTTGATGGCATCCCGTTCCGTTTTAATTACTTGTTTATTAAAGGCATTCGTTGGCACTATTACCATGGGTAATGCGCCTGCTGTGGGCACGTTTTCTGCTGGACTAGCGTGTTTCGCCGTTGCGGTCGTCATTGAGATTTTCggtattttgaacttttttaaaatatcactCGACACGTGTGTTGGGCACTGTGTAGCTTCTACCTTGACAACTGTGCTCTTATCGTCCACCATTTCTTCATTTTCGACATGTACGACCTGCATATTTTCGTGGTTCTCATTCGTGTTAACTGACTTAAAGTCTGCCACAGGAGCAGGATCCATATCGGGACACCGCTCATCATCTGATGAACTAGAAGAGGAAATAGTTGGTATTTGAAAAACATaaccacaaatattttaatgttacatACTTGAAACATGATGTTGCTAGAGATAGCGCATCGTCTTCCATTTCATCGTCAAAATCCAAGCAGTCATCATCCATTTTCAATTCCATCTCCAGAACAGATAAATTGCGATTTGTATCGAGTTGTTTTGCTTTTACATTATCTAACACTCCTTCAATTGCTTGCTTCTGATCTGCTTCTAAGGCGTTGTGATGAGTCGGAACAGCAATCATTTTTTCAATACACACATCTTGTGGACCCTCCAAAGGTACTTCCGCATATTGACCGAAACTTTCATTGCTCTTGCGATGATTTCTTGGCTTTAGATCTTCTACTTCtatgaagaaataaattacacaatttactttaaataaaaatattctcaaaatatttatatgacaaTAAAAAGACTGAGGTTGATCGGACAGTTCGTATCGTAGtgatatgcaaaaatttttcgaacttaacaatttcttcgaaattGCAGGCATGACTTACCAGTTTCTGAAGCACTATATGCGTTTACACTCTTCGGTTTATAGGAAATGTCAGCATCTTCATCCTCCTCACGACAGCTTTCTGTTTCATTACCTATTTcttcatatacacatatataacttaaattaaaaacaaaaaatatatatatgcttatAATTTATACTTGTACCAGTTATTTGCGCTTGGGCTGTATTTGATTCTTCCTGCTTACAGCAATCCTTCAGGGATAAGCCGTCTTCTACAATAGATTTGcctttcaatatataaaaaaactgatTAGAATCTGAAAATTTTAGGAACATACTTTCATAATGTTGGCATCTCACACCTTCGGTGCATTTATTCGTCTGCTCTTTTCCTTCATCACTTTCAATGTTCATATTTGTATCAACATTTCCGGTCGACTTTGTCGGTATTTCCGCTGTTTCCTCTATTATGAAATTACTAACTGTTGAGTGATTGTTGTTAGTAAGCAACGTCAGCGTTGATTTTGCTATTACCTCTGCACTTTCGCAAGCATTGCCGACTACAGAATTTCCTATACCTGAATCATTGCAACTCAAGTctaaaaaaaaggaatattcggataaaaataattttgaacgaTTTCACTTTTTTACTTACCGTCACTTTTTTGCGATTCGTTGGCATTATTTTCTTCGGTGTATTGTTGTGTTCCAACAGGTTGTTGTGTGCTTTCTGCCACAGTGTTTACGGCGGTGTCCTGATCTTCAATGCTTTCAAGAGCCGTCTCATAATCGTATGTGAATTCTTCGGAATTGCTTTCCAACTGCTGTAGCTGTGGTATTTCTAAATGTACGTTAACGTTATGACTCTGGTGATCTTCTTTTAAATCAATACTTTGATCGACTTTTGTTGACAAATCATAAGCGTCATTCTCTATATTCTCAGTATCTTGTTCGTTAGCGTTAGTTGTTTGGCTGACCTCATTTGGAGCAAAATATTCCCTGATAGTATCTAATTGTGTGGCACCTACCAGTCCATCAAATGAGGATTTTGATTTGTTTACCACAAGCGTTTCTGTGTCCACGAATAGCAAATCACCTGAATCTCCGTGTAATTCATCAATATGACCAATACCACCAACGGTGGAAGAATATTCtgctttattttcattattttctgcCACATTTGCTACTTTAGTTTCAGTATTTGAGGCGGTATTTTCCTTAGCAACATAGAGTTCTTCTAACCATTGCCCTTTATCACTGTTTTGACTGCAAGTGGCATCGCAATTACGTTGAGTTAAACTTTCATACACACCGACCTCAGCAGTTTTAGTGTGTTCGTTTGCGTTGGCCGTTTTATTCATTAACCGTTCAATATTTGTTGTAGTATCATtgtcttttatttgatttaaggCGTTTTCGCCATTTTTCACAACATTCGAATTTAAATCATTGGCTTTCCTGTTATATTGGGagttgtgattgttgttgcaTAAAGTAGTCTCGGAAAGAATTTCACCGAGTTCAAAGTTACAAATCGGTAGTGGATTGTTAGCTGTTTCCTTAGCTAGTAAtgctgaaaatttttcaaattgtaaAATACGAATTATTACTTAAATCTATGCTACTCACCACAATCTGTTGAAGTATTTTCTGCTGGCGGAGCTGTCGTAATTGCCTCATTGTTGGTTAGTTGCATAAAAGCATTGATATTATCTTCAAGGTCAATGAGAGGCATGTCTAACGCTGCTCTAAAGGAAACATAGTCATGCTCTCCAAAAACACCTTCCGtcgtttcatttaattttccagcacaattattaaaatttgtttccaaaggcgttaagttattgttgttgtgaacGGACTTTTGAATCAGTTTTGACGATTTTAAAGACAGGTCCAGAGGCATTAGATCCTGATTGTCAATTTCGATGGGTATATTATTAATAGTTGGTGCGGTCTGGCTGTAAGATATTGTAGACTTTTTCGATAAATCCAACAACACATCGGAAACATGCGCTGGCGGAGGAATAATTGCATTGCTTTGTGAGTCCTGTACCAAAACAGGCAAGGTAGCAGGAGCATCAAGAACCCGCGCTATTGCATTCCCAGCATCGCCTACATTGTCTATGTAATTCACCTATATTATTAATAACATTAAAAGATTAATTTGCTACTtttatctaataataataaataacacaaaaattcactttaaatgttttttaacatggaaaataaataattatgaaggaaatatcaaattaatttaagGAATATtagctaaataaaaatatgtatgcacaaatTAATACCAGTAATCTAattcataattaataaaaaaaattttacgtgAGTGaacaaaatatgcatatttatgattTAACTAACCAACTCTGCCATATTGAATTCTTCTTGACCACCATCAATGTGCGTATTATCGGTTTGTAAAAGACAATTTCCACCATTTTCCCAATTACCTTCAAGATAATATGTGATTGGTTGCTGATCGCTCGAATCCAAGTAATGAGTCGTGGATGTAACCAACTGTTGCGATATTGTGGATGAAGCCGCAGGTGTGACCGATCCTGCCATATTACATGTATTGGAAAAAAGTTCAACATACTTAGCCAAGTCGCTTTTAGCCATTTCCGCATATTCTAGTGAACCTTGTTTCTCAGGTTTGTTTTTCGGTTTTCGACCACGTTTTTTCGGCGGTCCTTTTTCTACATGTGctgattttttcgattttcgttGGCGTTTTTTCTTCACTAATTGCTCCTTAGAAGATTCAACAGGATCAGGCACATCCGCACTGTAATTACTGCGCTCATTATTATTGATATTATCAAGTAGATTGGTGGCTTGTAAAGTCTCTGCTTCCTGATTTTCGACAAGCACTTGAGATATTAAACGTGATAACATCTCATCTTCTGGCTTTTCAGTGTTTTCGTTAATAGTCTCAATAGTACTTGATGTAGCTACGGGCAAATGAAAATCTTTACATTTATTGCTATTCAGATTTTCTTTCGAGGGCGCATCTTCTATCTGGTGGCTACTATTCGATCGTTTACGCAACAATTCGTCAACTCGACTAGCAAATAATCGTTGAGAAGCATCAAGTTCCCCCAAGTCAAtcgaaatttccattttttctgaACCCTTTACAACTTGAGGTATTAATATAGATAACGAAAGGGGCGAATCATCTTTTCGACCACACTGAGATTTACTTACTTCAGACCCATTGTATTGGATAGATGTGGTTCTTCGTTTACGTATTGCCGTACGTCGTGGTCTTTGGGAGCCTAAAAACTCATCACCGCTAGATTCAATAGAAGACATAGCAGGCGGCGAAATTATATGGGAATAATCAAGTACAATGTCCTTACACTTTTCTAACATACTCTTTATATTCGTAAGTGAAGAAACAGCATCTAGTGCAACCAGCTGCACTTCTGGTTGACTTAATTGCAATTGCATAAACAATCTGTTACGTCGTTCCAATTTCAATTCTTCACTGTCGAGTCTTAATTCTGGGTGATACTGGTATAACTGGTCTTCAAGCCGTTCAAGTTCAACGATTTCTGCCATAACTATTGTAAGAAATTTACAACTTTATCTAAATTTCTAGTTTTCCACAATTAATAATCTTTGCGGCTGATCATCACACGTTTATAACggattattaatataaatggcGCAAATGACGCGTGAGACTTTCACAACAGAGTTGACATTAACGTTAACCGTTTAACGTGGGAATTATTTCAAATTCTAAATAGATGTCCATAGCTCAAatagtatattaaaataatcgagagcttaaattataatttatgcagtttaaattaatattaattatcaaATAGAAATCTTTTAATGCAATTGGCATGGTATGGTATTCCTATAAGGAGGAGAATAACGTTTGGAGTTTTCAAGCCATTCTTGAATATGTTTGGTAACTTGGAGTAAAGTGAAAGGTTGTTATGcatataaatgaattaatttattatttgatcGTACAAAATACatggaaatttaaaatataaacctacatattcaaatttttattataattaataatccGTAGGCTCTTGGCAGCTTTGTAATTTTACCAACCGATTACCCCGTTATACGAACGCGTTTCCATTTGCATCCACAACTGACAGTTCTATTGTCAAACTAATAGAAAGATTTTGGTTACATCATTTAGGTTTTGTAGACATCATAATTTTGCTAGAAAAACATTGTGAAAAAGTTTGTTTGAAAAggcaatattaataaaatactttgtattttatataagattatcTGAGGCAGTCCGGCTCGTGTTAACTGTAGTGAATGAGCGAAAGACGCGCCTAAAATGTCCGAAAACAATCAGGTTAGTTGATTTCTTAATTGCTGTCTCGTACATACTTTTTCGTGTGATGAGTGAGTGCCGCTGATGTCAATCTTGTGTTTTCAATAAAGCTCCAAGTTTGAGACTTTTCCAACGTCGTAGTATGCAAATGAAACATGTGTTGTAGATGTGtgctttgacattttttttacatatttattataaaaaaaaactaaaacacatgtcatatttttaatgcatttgtatttacattctcacaaatttgtgtgtttagaaaaataaataaaattatttcacttttctAACTGATAACCTAATCTACTTTGTAATCACGAATGCACTTTTAACAgtcgaaattatttacatatgtagttattgTTTCTTCGATAACGATTAGAGTAAGACCAATAAGATTTAGTATGTATTTATAGAACAAATAAGACGCATTACAGCTTAGCACTTATTttcttattagaatttttttactttatacaaAGTTTCCAAAACCATACATTTGTTTACTTAAGTATATCTGgttaaatatattgaattattttattttgtttgtcttGTTTTCAGCCACTTATTAAATGATTATCCACACAACTTGGCTTACACACCATTGCGCacctttcataaaaatatacaagacACCTTCAGTTTTTCGACTCAAATAATATTGAAGTCTTTCAGTTTTAGAAAAACTGTTTGGTgttgataaatttataacaatatatttcaaaagacTTTGATTTCATTGTTTTGCCAGACTTTTGCGAATAAAACGAGATATTTTATTTCGATAGATATTTTGTTTTCCCGGTCGTACCTTTGTTACACCTACTTgtttacgtatgtacatatataccaaatataaCGGCTTGTAAAGTTTTTAAACGTAGAAGGATATCATAGCGTAATTGCATTGTTTATATTAAGAACGTTTTATTTTCGTAATAATGGCGGCATATTTGAATCGCACTATATCGATGGTGACTGGAAATGGCGCCAACGCTAATGCAAACGCCGGCGCAACCACTTCGAACTATAATCCGAATGCTCTGATGGTTGAAAATCGTACCATGCAAAATGACAAATCACCGTTACAGGTCTTCGTAAGAGCTAAGAAGAAGATCAATGACATATACGGCGAGATAGAGGAATATGTTGTCGAAACTACACAGTTTATTAATGGTAAGTGCTGCGCCatggctattgaaaaaaaaactaattaataaacaaaaaatgtttagctCTGCACGCAGAAGCTGAAATTGTGGACAAGGCGGAACGTGAACTTTTCGAGAGTTATGTACATAAAGTGGCCGCGATACGTGAGGTACTCACAAGGGATCACATGAAGGTCGCTTTTTTCGGGCGCACATCGAATGGCAAGAGTTCCGTGATTAATGCTATGTTGCGTGAAAAAATTCTACCCAGTGGCATCGGTCATACAACAAACTGTTTTTGCCAAGTTGAAGGCTGTGATGGCCAGGAAGCTTATTTGATGAAGGAAGGTTCGGATGAAAAACTTAATGTAGTGGTAAGTTGCAGTTATCttgtttgcaataatttttttgtttgataaatcTTACGTTTGTGTCTGCAGAATATCAAGCAATTAGCAAATGCGCTTTGCCAGGAGAAACTTAGCGAAAGTTCATTGGTTCGCATTTTTTGGCCTAGAGAGCGTTGCAGTTTGTTGCGTGACGATGTCGTCTTCGTGGACTCGCCTGGTGTGGATGTATCAGCTAATTTAGATGATTGGATCGATAATCATTGCATTAATGCCGATGTATTTGTGCTTGTATTAAATGCTGAATCAACTATGACACGTGCCGAAAAGCAATTCTTTCACACTGTCTCGCAAAAGCTGTCGAAACCGAATATTTTCATACTGAACAATCGTTGGGATGCATCCGCTAATGAACCAGAGTTCCAAGATTCGGTATGTAGactgaaattatataaatttaattttctaatattcaTGTAGTTTGTAATTGAGTttgtaattttaactttttttcgttaaaatgtGTAAACTGTTAATGTTGACTGCGTAAGCAGGAGCTCGAAAAGGTAAAAGTGTTTGAATGCCTTTGCTAGCTTTTATAAaaccatatatatatagtatatacataaatacactcGGCTCAGTATATAATCGAAATATCTcactgaaattttgtaaattaatcaTTATGcaatttgatgttttttttttaataaaaaaaaatcaaaaattatgttgAGTCGTAAGCACATTTGTATGACGAGCTTTTTCacatcattttttattatatgcgCTTATTTTCCTTACTTACGCTTTATCATCACAAATTGTTTACTTAGTTAATA
This region includes:
- the LOC105224926 gene encoding uncharacterized protein LOC105224926 isoform X2, with amino-acid sequence MAEIVELERLEDQLYQYHPELRLDSEELKLERRNRLFMQLQLSQPEVQLVALDAVSSLTNIKSMLEKCKDIVLDYSHIISPPAMSSIESSGDEFLGSQRPRRTAIRKRRTTSIQYNGSEVSKSQCGRKDDSPLSLSILIPQVVKGSEKMEISIDLGELDASQRLFASRVDELLRKRSNSSHQIEDAPSKENLNSNKCKDFHLPVATSSTIETINENTEKPEDEMLSRLISQVLVENQEAETLQATNLLDNINNNERSNYSADVPDPVESSKEQLVKKKRQRKSKKSAHVEKGPPKKRGRKPKNKPEKQGSLEYAEMAKSDLAKYVELFSNTCNMAGSVTPAASSTISQQLVTSTTHYLDSSDQQPITYYLEGNWENGGNCLLQTDNTHIDGGQEEFNMAELVNYIDNVGDAGNAIARVLDAPATLPVLVQDSQSNAIIPPPAHVSDVLLDLSKKSTISYSQTAPTINNIPIEIDNQDLMPLDLSLKSSKLIQKSVHNNNNLTPLETNFNNCAGKLNETTEGVFGEHDYVSFRAALDMPLIDLEDNINAFMQLTNNEAITTAPPAENTSTDCALLAKETANNPLPICNFELGEILSETTLCNNNHNSQYNRKANDLNSNVVKNGENALNQIKDNDTTTNIERLMNKTANANEHTKTAEVGVYESLTQRNCDATCSQNSDKGQWLEELYVAKENTASNTETKVANVAENNENKAEYSSTVGGIGHIDELHGDSGDLLFVDTETLVVNKSKSSFDGLVGATQLDTIREYFAPNEVSQTTNANEQDTENIENDAYDLSTKVDQSIDLKEDHQSHNVNVHLEIPQLQQLESNSEEFTYDYETALESIEDQDTAVNTVAESTQQPVGTQQYTEENNANESQKSDDLSCNDSGIGNSVVGNACESAEVIAKSTLTLLTNNNHSTVSNFIIEETAEIPTKSTGNVDTNMNIESDEGKEQTNKCTEGVRCQHYEKDGLSLKDCCKQEESNTAQAQITEIGNETESCREEDEDADISYKPKSVNAYSASETEVEDLKPRNHRKSNESFGQYAEVPLEGPQDVCIEKMIAVPTHHNALEADQKQAIEGVLDNVKAKQLDTNRNLSVLEMELKMDDDCLDFDDEMEDDALSLATSCFNSSDDERCPDMDPAPVADFKSVNTNENHENMQVVHVENEEMVDDKSTVVKVEATQCPTHVSSDILKKFKIPKISMTTATAKHASPAENVPTAGALPMVIVPTNAFNKQVIKTERDAIKPVNLEKITRTVQNVCAVTPLTQQQPAYQPQTTASTQISFDTIKPLMSDILQLPLSSNEADVNLKTVNDNTQISCLNGELAANSSDGWNTSRQAIAIARTFGVTCLPFLVDRCFKLGNCEFSHTFRESETVGDILLTFSEVHLNIAYRFAYNHENLFRRYMHEFCRAYSERNNRIKLLHMARDCVRYHDGNKLLMTIFHSLEYCGLNKINACRQILIYSQDRSQATIDMLLEIIFEADWTMFCEHIEKFIDIAAYKFRVKVLNQMAQTILQTNDQRMTSLFFKCLVNLDSNDVGLVQDSPILMQLLELIKNGQICR